In Pararge aegeria chromosome 5, ilParAegt1.1, whole genome shotgun sequence, one DNA window encodes the following:
- the LOC120623632 gene encoding troponin T, skeletal muscle isoform X6 yields the protein MSDEEEYSGSEEEEVEEEVVEAGEGDPEFIKRQDQKRSDLDEQLKEYINEWRKQRAKEEDELKRLKEKQAKRKVSRAEEEKRLAQKKKEEEERRVREIEEKKQRDIEEKRQRLEEAEKKRQAMLQAMKESSKTGPNFTIQKKSDNFGLSSAQLERNKTKEQLEEEKKISLSIRIKPLNIEGLSVDKLRQKATELWECIIKLETEKYDLEERQKRQDYDLKELKERQKQQLRHKALKKGLDPEALTGKHPPKIQVASKYERRVDTRSYDDKKKLFEGDLEKLNKDFLEKVWQERADQFGGRQKARLPKWFGERPGKKKGELESPEGEEDVKAEVEDEEEPVFEPEPEEEEEEVEEVEEEEEEEEEEEEEEEEEE from the exons ATGTCTGACGAAGAGGAATATTC TGGCTCCGAGGAGGAGGAAGTTGAAGAAGAAGTTGTGGAGGC GGGTGAGGGTGATCCAGAATTTATTAAG CGTCAAGACCAGAAGCGGTCGGACTTGGACGAGCAGTTGAAGGAATACATTAACGAATGGCGCAAACAGCGGGCCAAGGAGGAGGACGAGCTCAAGCGCCTCAAGGAGAAGCAGGCTAAGCGCAAG GTTTCTCGCGCTGAGGAAGAAAAGCGCCTCgcccagaagaagaaggaaGAAGAGGAAAGGAGGGTCCGTGAGATTGAAGAGAAGAAACAGCGTGACATCGAGGAGAAGAGGCAACGGCTTGAGGAAGCCGAGAAGAAACGCCAGGCTATGCTCCAGGCGATGAAGGAATCAAGCAAGACCGGACCTAACTTTACCATTCAAAAGAAGAGCGATAAC TTCGGCCTTAGCAGTGCTCAACTTGAGCGCAACAAGACCAAGGAACAGTTGGAGGAGGAGAAGAAAATCTCCCTCTCAATCCGCATCAAGCCCCTTAACATCGAAGGTCTTTCCGTGGACAAGCTCAGACAGAAGGCTACCGAGCTGTGGGAGTGCATCATCAAACTCGAAACAGAGAAATACGATCTCGAGGAGAGACAAAAGAGGCAGGACTATGAC TTAAAAGAGCTCAAAGAAAGACAGAAGCAGCAGCTGAGGCACAAGGCTCTCAAAAAGGGTCTCGACCCCGAGGCGCTAACAGGCAAGCACCCC cccAAAATTCAAGTTGCGTCAAAATATGAGCGACGCGTCGACACACGTTCCTATGATGACAAAAAGAAGTTATTCGAAGGC GACCTAGAAAAACTGAACAAGGACTTCCTAGAGAAGGTGTGGCAAGAAAGGGCCGACCAGTTCGGCGGCAGACAAAAGG CGAGACTGCCCAAATGGTTCGGCGAGAGACCCGGCAAGAAGAAGGGCGAACTCGAATCCCCCGAAGGCGAGGAGGACGTTAAAGCCGAAGTTGAAGATGAGGAAGAGCCCGTCTTTGAACCCGAACCCGAGGAGGAAGAGGAGGAAGTTGAGGAGGTGGAAGAggaagaggaagaagaagaggaagaggaagaagaagaagaggaagaGGAATAa
- the LOC120623632 gene encoding troponin T, skeletal muscle isoform X5 — protein MSDEEEYSGSEEEEVEEEVVEAGEGDPEFIKRQDQKRSDLDEQLKEYINEWRKQRAKEEDELKRLKEKQAKRKVSRAEEEKRLAQKKKEEEERRVREIEEKKQRDIEEKRQRLEEAEKKRQAMLQAMKESSKTGPNFTIQKKSDNFGLSSAQLERNKTKEQLEEEKKISLSIRIKPLNIEGLSVDKLRQKATELWECIIKLETEKYDLEERQKRQDYDLKELKERQKQQLRHKALKKGLDPEALTGKHPPKIQVASKYERRVDTRSYDDKKKLFEGGYDTIAAEVLEKGWKEKMEEFMNRTKTRLPKWFGERPGKKKGELESPEGEEDVKAEVEDEEEPVFEPEPEEEEEEVEEVEEEEEEEEEEEEEEEEEE, from the exons ATGTCTGACGAAGAGGAATATTC TGGCTCCGAGGAGGAGGAAGTTGAAGAAGAAGTTGTGGAGGC GGGTGAGGGTGATCCAGAATTTATTAAG CGTCAAGACCAGAAGCGGTCGGACTTGGACGAGCAGTTGAAGGAATACATTAACGAATGGCGCAAACAGCGGGCCAAGGAGGAGGACGAGCTCAAGCGCCTCAAGGAGAAGCAGGCTAAGCGCAAG GTTTCTCGCGCTGAGGAAGAAAAGCGCCTCgcccagaagaagaaggaaGAAGAGGAAAGGAGGGTCCGTGAGATTGAAGAGAAGAAACAGCGTGACATCGAGGAGAAGAGGCAACGGCTTGAGGAAGCCGAGAAGAAACGCCAGGCTATGCTCCAGGCGATGAAGGAATCAAGCAAGACCGGACCTAACTTTACCATTCAAAAGAAGAGCGATAAC TTCGGCCTTAGCAGTGCTCAACTTGAGCGCAACAAGACCAAGGAACAGTTGGAGGAGGAGAAGAAAATCTCCCTCTCAATCCGCATCAAGCCCCTTAACATCGAAGGTCTTTCCGTGGACAAGCTCAGACAGAAGGCTACCGAGCTGTGGGAGTGCATCATCAAACTCGAAACAGAGAAATACGATCTCGAGGAGAGACAAAAGAGGCAGGACTATGAC TTAAAAGAGCTCAAAGAAAGACAGAAGCAGCAGCTGAGGCACAAGGCTCTCAAAAAGGGTCTCGACCCCGAGGCGCTAACAGGCAAGCACCCC cccAAAATTCAAGTTGCGTCAAAATATGAGCGACGCGTCGACACACGTTCCTATGATGACAAAAAGAAGTTATTCGAAGGC gGTTACGATACCATAGCAGCGGAGGTTTTAGAAAAAGGATGGAAAGAGAAGATGGAGGAGTTCATGAACCGCACCAAAA CGAGACTGCCCAAATGGTTCGGCGAGAGACCCGGCAAGAAGAAGGGCGAACTCGAATCCCCCGAAGGCGAGGAGGACGTTAAAGCCGAAGTTGAAGATGAGGAAGAGCCCGTCTTTGAACCCGAACCCGAGGAGGAAGAGGAGGAAGTTGAGGAGGTGGAAGAggaagaggaagaagaagaggaagaggaagaagaagaagaggaagaGGAATAa
- the LOC120623632 gene encoding troponin T isoform X7: MSDEEEYSGEGDPEFIKRQDQKRSDLDEQLKEYINEWRKQRAKEEDELKRLKEKQAKRKVSRAEEEKRLAQKKKEEEERRVREIEEKKQRDIEEKRQRLEEAEKKRQAMLQAMKESSKTGPNFTIQKKSDNFGLSSAQLERNKTKEQLEEEKKISLSIRIKPLNIEGLSVDKLRQKATELWECIIKLETEKYDLEERQKRQDYDLKELKERQKQQLRHKALKKGLDPEALTGKHPPKIQVASKYERRVDTRSYDDKKKLFEGGYDTIAAEVLEKGWKEKMEEFMNRTKTRLPKWFGERPGKKKGELESPEGEEDVKAEVEDEEEPVFEPEPEEEEEEVEEVEEEEEEEEEEEEEEEEEE, encoded by the exons ATGTCTGACGAAGAGGAATATTC GGGTGAGGGTGATCCAGAATTTATTAAG CGTCAAGACCAGAAGCGGTCGGACTTGGACGAGCAGTTGAAGGAATACATTAACGAATGGCGCAAACAGCGGGCCAAGGAGGAGGACGAGCTCAAGCGCCTCAAGGAGAAGCAGGCTAAGCGCAAG GTTTCTCGCGCTGAGGAAGAAAAGCGCCTCgcccagaagaagaaggaaGAAGAGGAAAGGAGGGTCCGTGAGATTGAAGAGAAGAAACAGCGTGACATCGAGGAGAAGAGGCAACGGCTTGAGGAAGCCGAGAAGAAACGCCAGGCTATGCTCCAGGCGATGAAGGAATCAAGCAAGACCGGACCTAACTTTACCATTCAAAAGAAGAGCGATAAC TTCGGCCTTAGCAGTGCTCAACTTGAGCGCAACAAGACCAAGGAACAGTTGGAGGAGGAGAAGAAAATCTCCCTCTCAATCCGCATCAAGCCCCTTAACATCGAAGGTCTTTCCGTGGACAAGCTCAGACAGAAGGCTACCGAGCTGTGGGAGTGCATCATCAAACTCGAAACAGAGAAATACGATCTCGAGGAGAGACAAAAGAGGCAGGACTATGAC TTAAAAGAGCTCAAAGAAAGACAGAAGCAGCAGCTGAGGCACAAGGCTCTCAAAAAGGGTCTCGACCCCGAGGCGCTAACAGGCAAGCACCCC cccAAAATTCAAGTTGCGTCAAAATATGAGCGACGCGTCGACACACGTTCCTATGATGACAAAAAGAAGTTATTCGAAGGC gGTTACGATACCATAGCAGCGGAGGTTTTAGAAAAAGGATGGAAAGAGAAGATGGAGGAGTTCATGAACCGCACCAAAA CGAGACTGCCCAAATGGTTCGGCGAGAGACCCGGCAAGAAGAAGGGCGAACTCGAATCCCCCGAAGGCGAGGAGGACGTTAAAGCCGAAGTTGAAGATGAGGAAGAGCCCGTCTTTGAACCCGAACCCGAGGAGGAAGAGGAGGAAGTTGAGGAGGTGGAAGAggaagaggaagaagaagaggaagaggaagaagaagaagaggaagaGGAATAa
- the LOC120623632 gene encoding troponin T, skeletal muscle isoform X2 gives MSDEEEYSGSEEEEVEEEVVEAPIPRQESRPSIPGEGDPEFIKRQDQKRSDLDEQLKEYINEWRKQRAKEEDELKRLKEKQAKRKVSRAEEEKRLAQKKKEEEERRVREIEEKKQRDIEEKRQRLEEAEKKRQAMLQAMKESSKTGPNFTIQKKSDNFGLSSAQLERNKTKEQLEEEKKISLSIRIKPLNIEGLSVDKLRQKATELWECIIKLETEKYDLEERQKRQDYDLKELKERQKQQLRHKALKKGLDPEALTGKHPPKIQVASKYERRVDTRSYDDKKKLFEGDLEKLNKDFLEKVWQERADQFGGRQKARLPKWFGERPGKKKGELESPEGEEDVKAEVEDEEEPVFEPEPEEEEEEVEEVEEEEEEEEEEEEEEEEEE, from the exons ATGTCTGACGAAGAGGAATATTC TGGCTCCGAGGAGGAGGAAGTTGAAGAAGAAGTTGTGGAGGC ACCCATCCCCAGACAAGA GAGTAGACCGTCGATCCC GGGTGAGGGTGATCCAGAATTTATTAAG CGTCAAGACCAGAAGCGGTCGGACTTGGACGAGCAGTTGAAGGAATACATTAACGAATGGCGCAAACAGCGGGCCAAGGAGGAGGACGAGCTCAAGCGCCTCAAGGAGAAGCAGGCTAAGCGCAAG GTTTCTCGCGCTGAGGAAGAAAAGCGCCTCgcccagaagaagaaggaaGAAGAGGAAAGGAGGGTCCGTGAGATTGAAGAGAAGAAACAGCGTGACATCGAGGAGAAGAGGCAACGGCTTGAGGAAGCCGAGAAGAAACGCCAGGCTATGCTCCAGGCGATGAAGGAATCAAGCAAGACCGGACCTAACTTTACCATTCAAAAGAAGAGCGATAAC TTCGGCCTTAGCAGTGCTCAACTTGAGCGCAACAAGACCAAGGAACAGTTGGAGGAGGAGAAGAAAATCTCCCTCTCAATCCGCATCAAGCCCCTTAACATCGAAGGTCTTTCCGTGGACAAGCTCAGACAGAAGGCTACCGAGCTGTGGGAGTGCATCATCAAACTCGAAACAGAGAAATACGATCTCGAGGAGAGACAAAAGAGGCAGGACTATGAC TTAAAAGAGCTCAAAGAAAGACAGAAGCAGCAGCTGAGGCACAAGGCTCTCAAAAAGGGTCTCGACCCCGAGGCGCTAACAGGCAAGCACCCC cccAAAATTCAAGTTGCGTCAAAATATGAGCGACGCGTCGACACACGTTCCTATGATGACAAAAAGAAGTTATTCGAAGGC GACCTAGAAAAACTGAACAAGGACTTCCTAGAGAAGGTGTGGCAAGAAAGGGCCGACCAGTTCGGCGGCAGACAAAAGG CGAGACTGCCCAAATGGTTCGGCGAGAGACCCGGCAAGAAGAAGGGCGAACTCGAATCCCCCGAAGGCGAGGAGGACGTTAAAGCCGAAGTTGAAGATGAGGAAGAGCCCGTCTTTGAACCCGAACCCGAGGAGGAAGAGGAGGAAGTTGAGGAGGTGGAAGAggaagaggaagaagaagaggaagaggaagaagaagaagaggaagaGGAATAa
- the LOC120623632 gene encoding troponin T, skeletal muscle isoform X4 encodes MSDEEEYSGSEEEEVEEEVVEAPIPRQEGEGDPEFIKRQDQKRSDLDEQLKEYINEWRKQRAKEEDELKRLKEKQAKRKVSRAEEEKRLAQKKKEEEERRVREIEEKKQRDIEEKRQRLEEAEKKRQAMLQAMKESSKTGPNFTIQKKSDNFGLSSAQLERNKTKEQLEEEKKISLSIRIKPLNIEGLSVDKLRQKATELWECIIKLETEKYDLEERQKRQDYDLKELKERQKQQLRHKALKKGLDPEALTGKHPPKIQVASKYERRVDTRSYDDKKKLFEGDLEKLNKDFLEKVWQERADQFGGRQKARLPKWFGERPGKKKGELESPEGEEDVKAEVEDEEEPVFEPEPEEEEEEVEEVEEEEEEEEEEEEEEEEEE; translated from the exons ATGTCTGACGAAGAGGAATATTC TGGCTCCGAGGAGGAGGAAGTTGAAGAAGAAGTTGTGGAGGC ACCCATCCCCAGACAAGA GGGTGAGGGTGATCCAGAATTTATTAAG CGTCAAGACCAGAAGCGGTCGGACTTGGACGAGCAGTTGAAGGAATACATTAACGAATGGCGCAAACAGCGGGCCAAGGAGGAGGACGAGCTCAAGCGCCTCAAGGAGAAGCAGGCTAAGCGCAAG GTTTCTCGCGCTGAGGAAGAAAAGCGCCTCgcccagaagaagaaggaaGAAGAGGAAAGGAGGGTCCGTGAGATTGAAGAGAAGAAACAGCGTGACATCGAGGAGAAGAGGCAACGGCTTGAGGAAGCCGAGAAGAAACGCCAGGCTATGCTCCAGGCGATGAAGGAATCAAGCAAGACCGGACCTAACTTTACCATTCAAAAGAAGAGCGATAAC TTCGGCCTTAGCAGTGCTCAACTTGAGCGCAACAAGACCAAGGAACAGTTGGAGGAGGAGAAGAAAATCTCCCTCTCAATCCGCATCAAGCCCCTTAACATCGAAGGTCTTTCCGTGGACAAGCTCAGACAGAAGGCTACCGAGCTGTGGGAGTGCATCATCAAACTCGAAACAGAGAAATACGATCTCGAGGAGAGACAAAAGAGGCAGGACTATGAC TTAAAAGAGCTCAAAGAAAGACAGAAGCAGCAGCTGAGGCACAAGGCTCTCAAAAAGGGTCTCGACCCCGAGGCGCTAACAGGCAAGCACCCC cccAAAATTCAAGTTGCGTCAAAATATGAGCGACGCGTCGACACACGTTCCTATGATGACAAAAAGAAGTTATTCGAAGGC GACCTAGAAAAACTGAACAAGGACTTCCTAGAGAAGGTGTGGCAAGAAAGGGCCGACCAGTTCGGCGGCAGACAAAAGG CGAGACTGCCCAAATGGTTCGGCGAGAGACCCGGCAAGAAGAAGGGCGAACTCGAATCCCCCGAAGGCGAGGAGGACGTTAAAGCCGAAGTTGAAGATGAGGAAGAGCCCGTCTTTGAACCCGAACCCGAGGAGGAAGAGGAGGAAGTTGAGGAGGTGGAAGAggaagaggaagaagaagaggaagaggaagaagaagaagaggaagaGGAATAa
- the LOC120623632 gene encoding troponin T, skeletal muscle isoform X8, with amino-acid sequence MSDEEEYSGEGDPEFIKRQDQKRSDLDEQLKEYINEWRKQRAKEEDELKRLKEKQAKRKVSRAEEEKRLAQKKKEEEERRVREIEEKKQRDIEEKRQRLEEAEKKRQAMLQAMKESSKTGPNFTIQKKSDNFGLSSAQLERNKTKEQLEEEKKISLSIRIKPLNIEGLSVDKLRQKATELWECIIKLETEKYDLEERQKRQDYDLKELKERQKQQLRHKALKKGLDPEALTGKHPPKIQVASKYERRVDTRSYDDKKKLFEGDLEKLNKDFLEKVWQERADQFGGRQKARLPKWFGERPGKKKGELESPEGEEDVKAEVEDEEEPVFEPEPEEEEEEVEEVEEEEEEEEEEEEEEEEEE; translated from the exons ATGTCTGACGAAGAGGAATATTC GGGTGAGGGTGATCCAGAATTTATTAAG CGTCAAGACCAGAAGCGGTCGGACTTGGACGAGCAGTTGAAGGAATACATTAACGAATGGCGCAAACAGCGGGCCAAGGAGGAGGACGAGCTCAAGCGCCTCAAGGAGAAGCAGGCTAAGCGCAAG GTTTCTCGCGCTGAGGAAGAAAAGCGCCTCgcccagaagaagaaggaaGAAGAGGAAAGGAGGGTCCGTGAGATTGAAGAGAAGAAACAGCGTGACATCGAGGAGAAGAGGCAACGGCTTGAGGAAGCCGAGAAGAAACGCCAGGCTATGCTCCAGGCGATGAAGGAATCAAGCAAGACCGGACCTAACTTTACCATTCAAAAGAAGAGCGATAAC TTCGGCCTTAGCAGTGCTCAACTTGAGCGCAACAAGACCAAGGAACAGTTGGAGGAGGAGAAGAAAATCTCCCTCTCAATCCGCATCAAGCCCCTTAACATCGAAGGTCTTTCCGTGGACAAGCTCAGACAGAAGGCTACCGAGCTGTGGGAGTGCATCATCAAACTCGAAACAGAGAAATACGATCTCGAGGAGAGACAAAAGAGGCAGGACTATGAC TTAAAAGAGCTCAAAGAAAGACAGAAGCAGCAGCTGAGGCACAAGGCTCTCAAAAAGGGTCTCGACCCCGAGGCGCTAACAGGCAAGCACCCC cccAAAATTCAAGTTGCGTCAAAATATGAGCGACGCGTCGACACACGTTCCTATGATGACAAAAAGAAGTTATTCGAAGGC GACCTAGAAAAACTGAACAAGGACTTCCTAGAGAAGGTGTGGCAAGAAAGGGCCGACCAGTTCGGCGGCAGACAAAAGG CGAGACTGCCCAAATGGTTCGGCGAGAGACCCGGCAAGAAGAAGGGCGAACTCGAATCCCCCGAAGGCGAGGAGGACGTTAAAGCCGAAGTTGAAGATGAGGAAGAGCCCGTCTTTGAACCCGAACCCGAGGAGGAAGAGGAGGAAGTTGAGGAGGTGGAAGAggaagaggaagaagaagaggaagaggaagaagaagaagaggaagaGGAATAa
- the LOC120623632 gene encoding troponin T, skeletal muscle isoform X3: protein MSDEEEYSGSEEEEVEEEVVEAPIPRQEGEGDPEFIKRQDQKRSDLDEQLKEYINEWRKQRAKEEDELKRLKEKQAKRKVSRAEEEKRLAQKKKEEEERRVREIEEKKQRDIEEKRQRLEEAEKKRQAMLQAMKESSKTGPNFTIQKKSDNFGLSSAQLERNKTKEQLEEEKKISLSIRIKPLNIEGLSVDKLRQKATELWECIIKLETEKYDLEERQKRQDYDLKELKERQKQQLRHKALKKGLDPEALTGKHPPKIQVASKYERRVDTRSYDDKKKLFEGGYDTIAAEVLEKGWKEKMEEFMNRTKTRLPKWFGERPGKKKGELESPEGEEDVKAEVEDEEEPVFEPEPEEEEEEVEEVEEEEEEEEEEEEEEEEEE, encoded by the exons ATGTCTGACGAAGAGGAATATTC TGGCTCCGAGGAGGAGGAAGTTGAAGAAGAAGTTGTGGAGGC ACCCATCCCCAGACAAGA GGGTGAGGGTGATCCAGAATTTATTAAG CGTCAAGACCAGAAGCGGTCGGACTTGGACGAGCAGTTGAAGGAATACATTAACGAATGGCGCAAACAGCGGGCCAAGGAGGAGGACGAGCTCAAGCGCCTCAAGGAGAAGCAGGCTAAGCGCAAG GTTTCTCGCGCTGAGGAAGAAAAGCGCCTCgcccagaagaagaaggaaGAAGAGGAAAGGAGGGTCCGTGAGATTGAAGAGAAGAAACAGCGTGACATCGAGGAGAAGAGGCAACGGCTTGAGGAAGCCGAGAAGAAACGCCAGGCTATGCTCCAGGCGATGAAGGAATCAAGCAAGACCGGACCTAACTTTACCATTCAAAAGAAGAGCGATAAC TTCGGCCTTAGCAGTGCTCAACTTGAGCGCAACAAGACCAAGGAACAGTTGGAGGAGGAGAAGAAAATCTCCCTCTCAATCCGCATCAAGCCCCTTAACATCGAAGGTCTTTCCGTGGACAAGCTCAGACAGAAGGCTACCGAGCTGTGGGAGTGCATCATCAAACTCGAAACAGAGAAATACGATCTCGAGGAGAGACAAAAGAGGCAGGACTATGAC TTAAAAGAGCTCAAAGAAAGACAGAAGCAGCAGCTGAGGCACAAGGCTCTCAAAAAGGGTCTCGACCCCGAGGCGCTAACAGGCAAGCACCCC cccAAAATTCAAGTTGCGTCAAAATATGAGCGACGCGTCGACACACGTTCCTATGATGACAAAAAGAAGTTATTCGAAGGC gGTTACGATACCATAGCAGCGGAGGTTTTAGAAAAAGGATGGAAAGAGAAGATGGAGGAGTTCATGAACCGCACCAAAA CGAGACTGCCCAAATGGTTCGGCGAGAGACCCGGCAAGAAGAAGGGCGAACTCGAATCCCCCGAAGGCGAGGAGGACGTTAAAGCCGAAGTTGAAGATGAGGAAGAGCCCGTCTTTGAACCCGAACCCGAGGAGGAAGAGGAGGAAGTTGAGGAGGTGGAAGAggaagaggaagaagaagaggaagaggaagaagaagaagaggaagaGGAATAa
- the LOC120623632 gene encoding troponin T, skeletal muscle isoform X1 codes for MSDEEEYSGSEEEEVEEEVVEAPIPRQESRPSIPGEGDPEFIKRQDQKRSDLDEQLKEYINEWRKQRAKEEDELKRLKEKQAKRKVSRAEEEKRLAQKKKEEEERRVREIEEKKQRDIEEKRQRLEEAEKKRQAMLQAMKESSKTGPNFTIQKKSDNFGLSSAQLERNKTKEQLEEEKKISLSIRIKPLNIEGLSVDKLRQKATELWECIIKLETEKYDLEERQKRQDYDLKELKERQKQQLRHKALKKGLDPEALTGKHPPKIQVASKYERRVDTRSYDDKKKLFEGGYDTIAAEVLEKGWKEKMEEFMNRTKTRLPKWFGERPGKKKGELESPEGEEDVKAEVEDEEEPVFEPEPEEEEEEVEEVEEEEEEEEEEEEEEEEEE; via the exons ATGTCTGACGAAGAGGAATATTC TGGCTCCGAGGAGGAGGAAGTTGAAGAAGAAGTTGTGGAGGC ACCCATCCCCAGACAAGA GAGTAGACCGTCGATCCC GGGTGAGGGTGATCCAGAATTTATTAAG CGTCAAGACCAGAAGCGGTCGGACTTGGACGAGCAGTTGAAGGAATACATTAACGAATGGCGCAAACAGCGGGCCAAGGAGGAGGACGAGCTCAAGCGCCTCAAGGAGAAGCAGGCTAAGCGCAAG GTTTCTCGCGCTGAGGAAGAAAAGCGCCTCgcccagaagaagaaggaaGAAGAGGAAAGGAGGGTCCGTGAGATTGAAGAGAAGAAACAGCGTGACATCGAGGAGAAGAGGCAACGGCTTGAGGAAGCCGAGAAGAAACGCCAGGCTATGCTCCAGGCGATGAAGGAATCAAGCAAGACCGGACCTAACTTTACCATTCAAAAGAAGAGCGATAAC TTCGGCCTTAGCAGTGCTCAACTTGAGCGCAACAAGACCAAGGAACAGTTGGAGGAGGAGAAGAAAATCTCCCTCTCAATCCGCATCAAGCCCCTTAACATCGAAGGTCTTTCCGTGGACAAGCTCAGACAGAAGGCTACCGAGCTGTGGGAGTGCATCATCAAACTCGAAACAGAGAAATACGATCTCGAGGAGAGACAAAAGAGGCAGGACTATGAC TTAAAAGAGCTCAAAGAAAGACAGAAGCAGCAGCTGAGGCACAAGGCTCTCAAAAAGGGTCTCGACCCCGAGGCGCTAACAGGCAAGCACCCC cccAAAATTCAAGTTGCGTCAAAATATGAGCGACGCGTCGACACACGTTCCTATGATGACAAAAAGAAGTTATTCGAAGGC gGTTACGATACCATAGCAGCGGAGGTTTTAGAAAAAGGATGGAAAGAGAAGATGGAGGAGTTCATGAACCGCACCAAAA CGAGACTGCCCAAATGGTTCGGCGAGAGACCCGGCAAGAAGAAGGGCGAACTCGAATCCCCCGAAGGCGAGGAGGACGTTAAAGCCGAAGTTGAAGATGAGGAAGAGCCCGTCTTTGAACCCGAACCCGAGGAGGAAGAGGAGGAAGTTGAGGAGGTGGAAGAggaagaggaagaagaagaggaagaggaagaagaagaagaggaagaGGAATAa